The DNA window TCTCGCCCTTGTCGCAGCGTCCGCCTGGCAAGGCCCATTGCGCGCGGTGCGTTCGTAAACCGGCGGCGCGCCGGGTCAGCACGAACGCCGTTCCATCAGCAACATCGCCCGCTTCGACGAGAACGATAGCGACGGCAGCCCGCTTCAGCGTCGGCGCAGGTTCGCTCGCAGGCAGGCGCGCGAATTCAGCGCAAAGTTCTGCAATATTCCGCCGGGTGGTATCATCAAATGGCCGGATCATCCCGCTTGACTACACCACGCCGGCGATTGATGAAATGACTGGAAATCCTCAATATCTCGCCGAGACTGGAAAGCCCTGACATGACGGACGTGGCCGCGGAGAAGCTCAAATCCGACGGCTGGTCCATAGTCGACACCACGGGATTTCTCAACCTGGTCGGGCCGCTGTGGCAGCGGGTTGTCGATGGCGAGCACGAATATGCGCTGGTGGCGCAGGACAAGCACCATAACCGCCGCGGCCTGGTACAGGGCGGACTGTTGATGACCTTCGCGGATCGCGCCTGCGGCATGACCGCGAGATATGTGTCGGGCCGGCCGACGCTGGCGACCGTCCAGCTCGACGTTCATTTTGTAGATAGCGGAAAAATCGGCGAGACGTTGCTGGCCCGGCCGCGCGTGGTCCGCACCACCCGCAGTCTCATTTTCGTGACCACCGAGGTGACCGCGAATAATCGCACTATCGTCATGGCCAACGGCGTGTTCAAGATATTGAAGAACGACTCCTGACGTTTGGCGTCATCTGCGAAGGACCAACCGATGCAATATCGTCAACTCGGCCGCAGCGGCCTGAAGATCTCTCCGATCTGCCTGGGCACCATGATGTTCGGCGGCCCGGCCGATGAGGCGACCTCGGGACGGATCGTCGCCAAGGCGCGCGAGGCCGGCATCAACTTCATCGATACCGCGGACGCCTATAACGGCGGCAACTCCGAAAAAGTGGTCGGCCGCGCCATCTCCAACAATCGGCAGGGCTGGATCCTCTCAACGAAACTCGCCAACCCGATGGGCGACGATCCCAATCGCGCTGGACTGTCACGGCGCTGGGTATTCCAGGCCGCCGAAGAAAGCCTGAAGCGGCTCGGCACCGACTACATCGACATCTATTATCTGCACAAGGAAGACCATTCGACGCCGCTGGACGAAACCGTGCGCGCGATGGGCGAACTGATGCGCCAGGGCAAGATACGTTATTTCGGCGTCTCGAACTATCGCGCCTGGCGCGTCGCCGAGATTTGCAACATCTGCGATAACCTCGGCATCGATCGCCCGGTCGTCAGCCAGCCCTATTACAACGCCATGAACCGCATGCCCGAGGTCGAGCACTTTCCGGCCTGCGGTTATTACGGCCTTGGCATCGTGCCTTACAGCCCGCTGGCGCGCGGCGTTCTCACCGGCAAATACCGCCCTGACGCGGCGCCCGACAAGGAAACGCGCGCAGGCCGCAACGACACCCGCATGATGCAAACCGAATGGCGGCCGGAATCGCTGCAACTCGCGCAACAGATCAAACAGCACGCCGAAGCAAAGGGCATCACCGCCGGACAATTCGCGGTGTCATGGGTGCTGAACTCTTCGTTTGTCTCGGCTGTGATCGCCGGCCCGCGCACCGAAGAACAATGGGACGACTATTTGCGCGCGCTCGATTATCGCTTCACCGTCGAGGACGAAGCGCTGATCGACCGTCTCGTCGCGAGCGGCCATCCATCGACGCCCGGCTTCAACGATCCGGCCTATCCGATCGAGGGCCGAAGGGCGCGGACGGCGGAGTGAAAGTCCCGGCAGTTTTGGGGGCACAGCGAGACCCGCTTTGGCAATACACGCTCAAGTAGGCATTATGGCTACTTGTCGCCTTGGTTGAATTGAGGAATCATTCTCCAAAAATGGGGAATGGCCAATGCGAAGGATACTTGGACTTGCGGCTATCATTTGCTGGATCGCGTTTCAGCCAAGCGAAGCGGCGCAGTTGAAGCATTTCAAGGTGGGCGCGTGGGACAGCGGGGCCTATTCTGACGGCCCTCAGGGCAAGTTCAGCCACTGTGCAGGCTCGGCCAGTTACAATAGCGGCGTCATCGTCACCCTCCTCATCAATAGGGAATACAAGTGGGGTGTCGCGTTTTCCCATCCGGCCTGGAATCTGACGCCGGGCACCGACATTAATCTGGCCTATGTTGTCGACGGCGGCGAGCCTCGGGCGACGACGGCGAAGGTGGTTTCAAACAAGCAGGCCTTGATCGGATTCGGAGGAGATTCCGATCGCTTCAAGGAATTCAGCCGTGGCTATTTCCTTCGCATTGCCGCCGCCAATCAGGTTTTTACCTTCAACCTGACCGACACCGCGAAATTGCTGCCTGCGCTTCTCAATTGCGTCACGCAGCAACTTAACCCAGCGCCGGTCCTGGCTTCGACCGCGACCCGGACGGCAGCGCCGGTTGGCCAGCGCGGCGACTTCAGAGCGGAAGCGACCGTGATTACCGCCAATCTCCTGTCTCAAGCAGGCATTACAGGTTTCCGGATCGCGACCGCGCAAGAATTCCCGGAATTAAAGGCGGACGCGATCTGGGCAGCCAGCAATGTGATCGGCACCATTAATATTTTGCCCACGGCCACAGCAAAGGACCTTGATGAACTCAGATCGGCCGTCATTGGCAATGACGCGAAGGCTTGCAAGGGGATGTTTTTCTCGGGCTCGATTCCCGACGACGGCAAGGAACAGCTGATCCGCGTCTTCTCGACCTGCCAGGTGAAAGACGTGTCGGCGACGAACTATTATCTCGCGGTCCCGCGCAAGGCGGGAGGGATCTATATCCTGAGGACCATGACTGCTTCCGGGTCGGAAAAGCCCGCGAAGGAAGCGGACGCGAGTATCAGGAAAGCCGTTTTCACCGCGTTGCCAAAATGAAGCCGGCTCGACGCCGGCTCATACGCGTGCACCATTTCGCGTAGATCAGGTTTTCCGAATCTCCGGAACGCACGCGCATTGGCCGCGACCGATCGGCGAGCGGAACGCGCGCGGTCAGCCGAACGTAAAGGCGTAAGCTTGCACGCCGGGGTCAAGAAACCGGATTTCGAAGGTGTGATCGACGATCGGTCCCTGCTCACGAACGAGCTGATACAGCCGCTGCGTGGTCACGATACCCTGCCCGTCCGGGTCGACATCCATGCCGTGCGCGGCGCCGGGCGCCTTTCCATCGATCGTGATGCGGAAACGAATGGGGCTGCCCTCCACGGAGGGGCCGAGAACGAGATGCAGATCGCGCGCGTGGAAGCGATAGACGATGCTGCCGTCCTTTGCATTGAGCAGCGCGCGCTCGCCCCCGATCGTCCACTCTCCCACCAGCGACCATTCGTTCAGTTGCGGTTCTCCCGCCGCGTAAGTGTGGCTCACATCCTGTACGACGCCACCGGGCGAAATGAAGTGGTCGATCCGGTCATAGCCTATATAAGTCTCGGGCGATTCGACGTCTGCTTTCGCGGAAGGGGCTTCCGCGCCCGATGCATTCACGGCAACGATACCGGTGGGCACATGCTGGTCGCCGGCCTCGGCGAGCAAGGTTTGAATGACGCGCTCGGATTCGGCGTACTCACCTTCACCGAAATGGTGATGGCGAACCTTGCCGTTGGCGTCGATAAAATAGTGCGCCGGCCAGTACTCATTATCGAAAGCGCGCCAGATCTTGTAGTCATTGTCAATCGCAACGGGATAGTCGATCTTGAGCGTCGCGATGGCATTCTTCACATTGTCGACGTTCCGCTCGAAGGCGAATTCAGGGGCGTGAACACCGATCACGACCAATCCATGATCCCGGTATTTTTCGGCCCACGCCCGAACATAGGGGATCGCGCGCAGACAGTTGATGCATGAATAGGTCCAGAAATCGATCAGGACGACCTTGCCTTTCAGCTCCTCCATTGTGAGAGGCTTTGAGTTCAGCCATTCCTCGGCGCCCGCCAGCGAAGGCATCAGATCCTCGACGGGCAATTCTGCCGCTGACGCCTCCGACGATTTGGCAGGCTTCGTCGAAGGACCACCGGTCATCTCAGCCTTGTTGGGGCGCAATTTGTCGAGCAGGCCTTGTTCAAGCGATGTGGTGCCGCCGATCGATACGTTCGTCAGAAAACCGGTGTCCAGGCCGAGCGCAATCGCGACAATGGCGAGCAGCACCGCCGCGCCGAGACCGCGGCGAATCCATTCGCCGGCGCCGATCGACTTTTTCATGACAGCAAAAACGCGGCCCCCGACCACAAGGGCCAGAGCCAGCGAGGTCGCTGCGCCCGCGGCATAGGTAAGAAGCAACAGCGTGGTTTTCACGCTGGCGCCCTGCAACGCAGCTCCAGTCAGGATCAGTCCCAGAACCGGCCCGGCACAAGGGGCCCACAGGAAACCGGTGGCCACCCCAAGCAATAGCGGCGTGAGAAGGCTGGCATCCTCGGCCTGATCGGCGGATTGGGACATTCGCGCGCCGATCGCCACCAGCGGCCGCATCAACCGGTCGGCCAGTTCGGGAAACAGCAGCGTCAGCCCGAATACCGCGAGCAGCGCCAGAGCGGCCACGCGCCCGTATTGATTGGCCGAGACAACCCAGCCGCCGGCGACGGAAGCGAGGCTGGCAACAACGGCAAACGCCAGCGCCATGCCGACGAGCATCGGCAGGCCATTCCTGAGGAACGGACGATCGGCCCGCGCCAGCACGAAGGGAATCACAGGCAGTATGCAGGGGCTGACGATGGTGAGCACGCCGCCGAGATAGGCCAGAAGAAAGATGATCATGCGCTGGTCATTCCATTGTCAGAAAACGGCATCGGTCATTTTTACGTCGACGGCTCGCTCAACATCCAACGCTTGCGAGCGCCACGGATTGACTCGCCAGATTGGATGTCGCTTTATATCCGAACAGATATAACGCCACAAACCGGACACGCCTCACCAAGCCCGAACGCTTCGCGCATCTCAATCTGATCACGAACAAGCGATCGCTGCGAATGGCTGCAGGTTCAAACCTTTCAATGATCCGCCCAGAGAAAATATCAAGGAAAATATCAAGGGGAACGTCATGACCAATTATCCCAGTATCGAACTCTATATCGACGGCCGCTGGAAGCGGGCGGATGGCCAGCCTGTGATCAATCCCGCCGACGAAACCGTCCTTGGAACGGTACCGACCGCCACGAGGGACGATCTGGACGATGCGATCGCCGCGGCCGAACGCGGGTTCGCGGTCTGGCGCAAAACCGCGCCCGCCAGGCGCACGCAAATCATCCTGAAAGCCGCCAGCCTGATCCGCGAACGCGTCAACGACATGGCGATTGCGATGACGCTGGAACAGGGCAAGCCGATCGATCAGGCCCGGCTCGAAATCCTGCGCGGCTGCGACATCATCGAATGGGACGCGACCGAGGGATTGCGAATGTATGGGCGCGTCATCCCGAGTGAAGAGGGCATGCGTCATACGGTGCTGCGGCAGCCGATCGGTCCGGTGGCGGCGTTTTCGCCCTGGAACTTCCCGATGAGCTCCCCCGGCAGAAAGGTCGCAGGCGCGTTGTCGTCCGGCTGCTCCATCATCCTGAAAGCCTCCGAAGAAACGCCCGCCGGCGCGGTTCAGCTCGTCCGCGCCTTTCATGACGCCGGCCTGCCGCCAGGCGTCCTTAATCTGGTGTTCGGCAATCCCGCGGAAATTTCCAACTATCTGATTCCGCAATCCGCCATCCGCCTGATCACCTTTACCGGCTCGATCCCGGTCGGGAAGTCGCTGGCCGAAATGGCCGGACGCCACATGAAGCCGGCGATCATGGAGCTCGGCGGACATGCCCCCGTCATCGTCTGCGACGACGTCGATCCTATCGCGGCGGCGACGACATCGGTCACGGGAAAGTCTCGCAACGCCGGACAGGTGTGCGTCGCGCCAACGCGATTCTTCGTCCAGGAATCCATCTATAAGCGTTTCGCCGATACGTTCGCCGAGAAGGCCGCGCAGCTGAAGATCGGAAACGGCCTCGATCCGTCGACGCAACTCGGCCCGCTGGCGAATTCCCGCCGGATCGATGCCATGGAGAGCTTTGTCGCCGATGCGAAGGCAAAGGGCGCGAAGGTGCTCGCCGGAGGTCAGCGCATCGGCAACCGCGGATATTTTTTCCCGCTGACCGTTCTGGCCGATGTTCCGGATGACGCCCGTGCGATGCGGGACGAGCCATTCGGTCCACTCGCGCTGGTCAATCCGGTACGGGACATCGACGAGGCCATCGAGAAAGCCAATTCCCTACCCTATGGCCTTGCCGCCTACGCCTTCACGCGATCGGCGCAAAATGCCGATCGTCTCGCCAGCGAGGTCGAAGTCGGTAACCTCTCGATCAATCACTTCGTCGCCTCGGTTGCCGAAACGCCATTCGGCGGCGTGAAGGACAGCGGCTACGGCCGCGAGGGCGGCACCGAAGGATTGCAGTGCTATACGGTCACCAAGAACGTGTCGCACAAGATGATCTAGCGCACGCATGAAGCGAGGGTTCCAGCGCTCGCGCGTTGGACCCGAAGTCTTGCTCAAACGCTGTTTGCAATTTTCCGGCCGCGTCTTCAACCGAAACCCGCCGTGGTAAGGTTGACCGGTTAGGTTAACTCGCGTCTTCAATTGCACTGCTGACGCCGCGCGTTATCGTGGAAAGCGCCGGATATTTGTATCCGGATCTGAATCAGCAAAGCCGCTGGACGATCATATTCCGTCGAACGGCTTAAGTAAGATTGTGGACGTGCGATGCTAACCGAGAACCGAGAGTGGTCTCGAATTTTAGGTCTCAACCCGAAGCCGGCCTGGGCCGAAGTCTGGCACTTGTGGACCGTCATCGTTCCACGCCGATCCATCACCGGGCGGTTGTTGACGGGGCAGGTCTGGCGGCGGCACGACGGCCGGCGCTGGATCTACAAGCAATTCACCGAATATAACGGCTGACCTGATCAGCGCGCTTGCTGAACTCTTTCGCCGTTCCCGCCGAACGATATCGGACGAACGAATCCATTGCGCAGTTGAGCGAAGCTCACATAGCTTTCAGCGATCGCCTAATTTGTACGCGAGCAACTCCAGAGCGGCGGAGTAATCGCAGCTGCGCACGCGCCTGCTCCGCACGCAAGCCTGCGGCTGACTTCTCAGCCCTTGCTGTCATTCGAGGCTTGTTTCGGCGGCAGCGGCTGCACCGGCGAACCCGGACCGATCTTTTGCAGATTGCCGGTAATCACCTTGTCGTCCTCAGCCAAGCCGGTGACGCTGACGGATTCGCCATCGCTAGGGCCCAGCTTCACGATCTTCTGCTCGGCTTTGCCGCCCGCGCCGACAACATAGACGTATTTGCCGAGCTGGCTGGAGCCCAATGCCGTCAGAGGCACCAGCAGCGCGTCGGCCTCATCCCGTACATGCACGCGGACGCGAACATATTGGCCGGGCAGCAGCGAGAACTTCGGGTTGGCGACAGTAGCGCGCGCGGTGATGGTACCCGTCGTACGGTCGACGCTGTTGTCGATAAACGTCAACTCGCCCTTGTAGCTCACCGCCGGATTATCCGGCAGCGAGATAGTCGTGCTGACAGTGCCGGCATCGCGCGCCGCCTCGATGGTGGCAAGCTCTCGTTCGCTCGGATTGAAGGTGACGTAGATGGGATCGAGTTGAACGAGCGTATTGAGCGTAAAGCCCGAACCGCCGACCAGCGTGCCCACCGGGGCGCGGTTGCGGCCCAGACGGCCAGAGAACGGCGCGCGAATATCCGTGTAGGCCAGGTTGATCTCCGCGGTTCGCACCGCTGCGTTGTCCTGAGCGACGGCCGCTTCACTTTGACCGAGCGTGCTCACACGCTGATCGTAATTATCCTTGGCGAGGAAGCCGGTTTTGACCAGTTCGTCGCCGCGGCGAAAATTCGAGCGCGCATAATCGAGCGCCGCGACGTTGCGCTGGGCCTGCGCCTTGGCTTGATCCAGCGCGGCGCGATAGTCGCGCTCGTCAATCTTGTAGAGAAGGTCGCCCTCCTTGACG is part of the Bradyrhizobium canariense genome and encodes:
- a CDS encoding efflux RND transporter periplasmic adaptor subunit; its protein translation is MRNLKIWFGSAAMLGVAVVAVLTLYRSGPAPAAAAASGPPAMPVPVTSVIKRTLPVYLEYSARTESIREVSLQAKVAGYIQSQPTADGADVKEGDLLYKIDERDYRAALDQAKAQAQRNVAALDYARSNFRRGDELVKTGFLAKDNYDQRVSTLGQSEAAVAQDNAAVRTAEINLAYTDIRAPFSGRLGRNRAPVGTLVGGSGFTLNTLVQLDPIYVTFNPSERELATIEAARDAGTVSTTISLPDNPAVSYKGELTFIDNSVDRTTGTITARATVANPKFSLLPGQYVRVRVHVRDEADALLVPLTALGSSQLGKYVYVVGAGGKAEQKIVKLGPSDGESVSVTGLAEDDKVITGNLQKIGPGSPVQPLPPKQASNDSKG
- a CDS encoding PaaI family thioesterase, which encodes MTDVAAEKLKSDGWSIVDTTGFLNLVGPLWQRVVDGEHEYALVAQDKHHNRRGLVQGGLLMTFADRACGMTARYVSGRPTLATVQLDVHFVDSGKIGETLLARPRVVRTTRSLIFVTTEVTANNRTIVMANGVFKILKNDS
- a CDS encoding aldo/keto reductase translates to MQYRQLGRSGLKISPICLGTMMFGGPADEATSGRIVAKAREAGINFIDTADAYNGGNSEKVVGRAISNNRQGWILSTKLANPMGDDPNRAGLSRRWVFQAAEESLKRLGTDYIDIYYLHKEDHSTPLDETVRAMGELMRQGKIRYFGVSNYRAWRVAEICNICDNLGIDRPVVSQPYYNAMNRMPEVEHFPACGYYGLGIVPYSPLARGVLTGKYRPDAAPDKETRAGRNDTRMMQTEWRPESLQLAQQIKQHAEAKGITAGQFAVSWVLNSSFVSAVIAGPRTEEQWDDYLRALDYRFTVEDEALIDRLVASGHPSTPGFNDPAYPIEGRRARTAE
- a CDS encoding cytochrome c biogenesis protein DipZ, with the protein product MIIFLLAYLGGVLTIVSPCILPVIPFVLARADRPFLRNGLPMLVGMALAFAVVASLASVAGGWVVSANQYGRVAALALLAVFGLTLLFPELADRLMRPLVAIGARMSQSADQAEDASLLTPLLLGVATGFLWAPCAGPVLGLILTGAALQGASVKTTLLLLTYAAGAATSLALALVVGGRVFAVMKKSIGAGEWIRRGLGAAVLLAIVAIALGLDTGFLTNVSIGGTTSLEQGLLDKLRPNKAEMTGGPSTKPAKSSEASAAELPVEDLMPSLAGAEEWLNSKPLTMEELKGKVVLIDFWTYSCINCLRAIPYVRAWAEKYRDHGLVVIGVHAPEFAFERNVDNVKNAIATLKIDYPVAIDNDYKIWRAFDNEYWPAHYFIDANGKVRHHHFGEGEYAESERVIQTLLAEAGDQHVPTGIVAVNASGAEAPSAKADVESPETYIGYDRIDHFISPGGVVQDVSHTYAAGEPQLNEWSLVGEWTIGGERALLNAKDGSIVYRFHARDLHLVLGPSVEGSPIRFRITIDGKAPGAAHGMDVDPDGQGIVTTQRLYQLVREQGPIVDHTFEIRFLDPGVQAYAFTFG
- a CDS encoding NAD-dependent succinate-semialdehyde dehydrogenase, whose amino-acid sequence is MTNYPSIELYIDGRWKRADGQPVINPADETVLGTVPTATRDDLDDAIAAAERGFAVWRKTAPARRTQIILKAASLIRERVNDMAIAMTLEQGKPIDQARLEILRGCDIIEWDATEGLRMYGRVIPSEEGMRHTVLRQPIGPVAAFSPWNFPMSSPGRKVAGALSSGCSIILKASEETPAGAVQLVRAFHDAGLPPGVLNLVFGNPAEISNYLIPQSAIRLITFTGSIPVGKSLAEMAGRHMKPAIMELGGHAPVIVCDDVDPIAAATTSVTGKSRNAGQVCVAPTRFFVQESIYKRFADTFAEKAAQLKIGNGLDPSTQLGPLANSRRIDAMESFVADAKAKGAKVLAGGQRIGNRGYFFPLTVLADVPDDARAMRDEPFGPLALVNPVRDIDEAIEKANSLPYGLAAYAFTRSAQNADRLASEVEVGNLSINHFVASVAETPFGGVKDSGYGREGGTEGLQCYTVTKNVSHKMI